Proteins encoded in a region of the Equus asinus isolate D_3611 breed Donkey chromosome X, EquAss-T2T_v2, whole genome shotgun sequence genome:
- the LOC123282488 gene encoding polyadenylate-binding protein 1-like 2 has protein sequence MASLYVGDLHPEVTEAMLYEKFSPAGPILSIRICRDKITRRSLGYAYVNYQQPVDAKRALETLNFDVIKGRPVRIMWSQRDPSLRKSGVGNVFIKNLGKTIDNKALYNIFSAFGNILSCKVACDEKGPKGYGFVHFQKQESAERAIDAMNGMFLNYRKIFVGRFKSHKEREAERGAWARQSTSADVKDFEEDTDEEATFR, from the coding sequence ATGGCCTCGCTGTACGTGGGCGACCTGCACCCTGAGGTGACAGAGGCAATGCTGTACGAGAAGTTCAGCCCGGCCGGGCCCATCCTCTCCATCCGCATTTGCAGGGACAAGATCACCCGCCGTTCCTTGGGCTACGCGTATGTCAACTACCAGCAACCGGTGGACGCCAAGCGGGCCCTGGAGACCCTGAACTTTGATGTCATCAAGGGCAGGCCGGTGCGCATCATGTGGTCTCAGCGGGACCCCTCGCTCCGCAAGAGCGGGGTGGGCAACGTCTTCATCAAGAACCTGGGCAAGACCATCGACAACAAGGCGCTGTACAACATCTTCTCGGCGTTCGGCAACATCCTCTCCTGCAAAGTGGCCTGCGACGAAAAGGGGCCCAAGGGCTACGGGTTCGTGCACTTCCAGAAGCAGGAGTCTGCGGAGCGGGCCATCGATGCGATGAATGGCATGTTCCTGAACTACCGCAAAATTTTCGTGGGAAGATTCAAGTCGCATAAAGAACGAGAGGCCGAAAGGGGAGCCTGGGCCAGGCAGTCCACTAGTGCTGACGTCAAGGATTTCGAGGAAGACACCGATGAGGAGGCTACCTTTCGATGA